A genomic stretch from Sander vitreus isolate 19-12246 chromosome 17, sanVit1, whole genome shotgun sequence includes:
- the actn2b gene encoding alpha-actinin-2b produces MMMTQVETTVHYDNGYEEVYMLQEDEWDRDMLLDPAWEQQQRKTFTAWCNSHLRKAGTQIENIEEDLRNGLKLMLLLEVISGERLPKPDRGKMRFHKIANVNKALEFITSKGVKLVSIGAEEIVDGNVKMTLGMIWTIILRFAIQDISVEETSAKEGLLLWCQRKTAPYRNVNVQNFHVSWKDGLAFCALIHRHRPDLLDYSKLNKDDPLGNLNLAFDIAEKHLDIPKMLDAEDIINTPKPDERAIMTYVSCFYHAFAGAEQAETAANRICKVLGVNQENEKLMEEYERLASELLEWIRRTTPWLENRTPEKTMAEMQRKLEDFRDYRRQHKPPKVQEKCQLEINFNTLQTKLRISNRPAFMPSEGKMVSDITSAWQGLEQAEKGYEEWLLTEIRRLERLDHLAEKFRQKATNHENWASGKELILSQKDYETATLIEIRALLRKHEAFESDLAAHQDRVEQIAAIAQELNELDYHDVAAVNQRCQSICDLWDKLGTLTQKRREALERTDKLLETIDQLFVEFAKRSAPFNNWMEGAMEDLQDMFIVHTIAEVQSLIAAHEQFKATLPEADAERQAILGIHNEVQKISQSYGIKANIINPYSTLTTEELLSKWEKVKMLVPQRDGALQEEMAHQHAHERLRRQFAAQANLIGPWIQARMEEIGRFSLEIGGTLEDQMTQLKQCEHVIVAYKPNIDRLEGDHQLIQESLVFDNKHTNYTMEHIRVGWELLLTTIARTINEIETQILTRDAKGISQQQMNEFRSSFNHFDRKKNGAMETDDFRACLISMGYDLGEVEFARIMILVDPNGTGNVSFQSFIDFMTRETADTDTADQVVASFRILASDKPYILVEELRRELPPEQAEYCIMRMPPYTGHGAPPGALDYTAFSTALYGESDL; encoded by the exons ATGATGATGACCCAGGTGGAGACCACGGTGCACTATGATAACGGCTATGAGGAGGTGTACATGCTCCAGGAGGATGAGTGGGACAGGGACATGTTACTGGACCCTGCCTGGGAACAACAGCAGAGGAAA ACCTTCACAGCCTGGTGTAACTCCCACCTGAGGAAAGCTGGTACTCAAATTGAAAATATTGAGGAGGACCTCAGGAATGGACTCAAACTCATGCTGCTTCTGGAAGTTATCTCAG GAGAGAGGTTACCCAAGCCAGACAGAGGGAAGATGCGGTTTCATAAGATTGCTAACGTCAACAAAGCGCTGGAGTTCATCACGAGCAAAGGAGTGAAGCTGGTCTCCATTGGAGCTGAAG AGATTGTGGACGGTAATGTGAAGATGACTCTTGGAATGATCTGGACTATCATCCTCCGCTTCGCCATTCAGGACATTTCTGTAGAAG AAACATCTGCCAAGGAAGGTCTTCTCCTGTGGTGTCAGAGAAAGACTGCCCCCTATAGGAATGTCAATGTCCAAAACTTCCATGTCAG CTGGAAGGATGGCCTGGCCTTCTGCGCTCTGATTCATAGGCACAGACCCGACCTCCTCGACTACTCTAAGCTCAACAAG gATGATCCTCTGGGGAACCTGAACCTGGCTTTTGACATAGCCGAGAAACACCTGGACATTCCCAAAATGCTGGACGCAGAAG ATATCATCAACACCCCCAAGCCTGATGAACGAGCTATTATGACCTATGTGTCCTGTTTTTACCATGCTTTTGCTGGAGCTGAGCAG GCAGAGACGGCTGCCAACAGGATCTGTAAGGTGCTCGGTGTAAACCAGGAGAATGAGAAACTGATGGAGGAATATGAGAGACTGGCCAGTGAG CTGCTTGAGTGGATTCGCCGCACCACTCCCTGGCTGGAGAACCGAACCCCAGAGAAGACCATGGCGGAGATGCAGCGAAAGCTGGAGGACTTCAGGGACTACAGACGCCAGCACAAGCCCCCGAAGGTGCAGGAGAAGTGCCAGCTGGAAATTAACTTCAACACCCTGCAGACCAAGTTGCGCATCAGCAATCGCCCTGCCTTTATGCCCTCTGAGGGGAAGATGGTATCT GACATAACCAGTGCATGGCAGGGGCTGGAGCAGGCAGAGAAAGGCTACGAGGAGTGGCTCCTTACAGAGATTCGTAGGTTGGAGAGGCTGGACCACCTGGCTGAAAAATTTCGCCAAAAAGCCACCAATCATGAGAACTGGGCCAGCG GTAAAGAATTGATCCTCTCCCAGAAGGACTATGAAACAGCCACCCTGATAGAAATCAGAGCATTGCTTCGAAAACACGAGGCCTTTGAGAGTGACTTGGCAGCCCACCAGGACAGAGTGGAGCAGATTGCCGCCATTGCACAGGAACTCAA TGAGCTGGACTACCATGACGTGGCTGCTGTGAACCAGCGCTGCCAGAGCATCTGTGACTTGTGGGACAAGCTGGGGACTCTGActcagaagaggagagaggcatTGGAG CGAACAGATAAGCTGCTGGAGACTATTGATCAGTTGTTTGTGGAGTTTGCCAAGAGGTCAGCTCCTTTCAACAACTGGATGGAAGGAGCCATGGAGGATCTGCAGGACATGTTCATAGTGCATACTATTGCAGAGGTCCAG AGTCTAATCGCAGCTCATGAGCAGTTCAAAGCTACTCTTCCCGAGGCAGATGCAGAGAGACAAGCCATCTTAGGAATCCACAATGAGGTGCAGAAAATTTCTCAGAGCTATGGGATCAAGGCCAACATTATCAACCCATACAGCACCCTCACAACTGAAGAGCTTCTCAGCAAGTGGGAAAAG GTGAAGATGCTTGTTCCTCAGAGAGATGGTGCCCTTCAAGAGGAGATGGCACATCAGCATGCCCATGAAAGGCTGAGACGACAGTTTGCTGCCCAGGCTAATCTCATTGGACCCTGGATACAAGCCAGGATGGAG GAGATTGGGCGCTTCTCCCTGGAAATAGGAGGTACCCTGGAGGACCAGATGACCCAGCTGAAGCAATGTGAGCACGTCATTGTTGCTTACAAGCCCAACATCGACAGGTTGGAGGGAGACCACCAGCTTATCCAAGAGTCCCTGGTGTTTGATAACAAACACACCAACTACACTATGGAG CATATCCGTGTCGGGTGGGAGCTGCTCCTCACAACCATCGCCCGAACCATCAACGAAATTGAGACCCAGATCTTGACCCGGGATGCCAAAGGCATCAGCCAGCAGCAGATGAATGAATTCAGATCCTCTTTCAATCACTTTGACAGG AAGAAGAATGGAGCAATGGAAACTGATGACTTCCGAGCCTGCCTCATCTCTATGGGTTATGACTTG GGGGAGGTGGAGTTTGCCCGTATAATGATCCTGGTGGACCCCAATGGTACTGGAAACGTCTCCTTCCAGTCTTTCATTGACTTTATGACCAGAGAGACTGCTGACACGGACACTGCCGATCAGGTTGTGGCATCCTTCCGGATCCTGGCAAGTGACAAG CCCTACATACTAGTGGAGGAACTGAGGAGAGAACTTCCCCCTGAACAAGCAGAGTATTGCATCATGAGGATGCCGCCTTACACCGGCCATGGAGCACCACCAGGAGCACTCGACTACACTGCCTTCTCCACTGCCCTCTATGGAGAGAGCGACCTTTAA